A stretch of DNA from Brevibacillus ruminantium:
CGTCTTGGTGCAAAGGTTCAGATGATCGGCAAGGTCGGCCGTGATGCCTATGGAGAGATTCTGCTTGAGCGCATGGCCGCAGCTGGGGTAGATACGACGGGAATCGGACAAGAGGATACCACTGGCATGGCGCTGATTCAGGTGAGCGATAGCGGGGAGAATCATATCGTCCTCGTACCTGGTGCCAATCAGCGTGTACATACAGGGGACGTGGATCGCTATCAGGAGATGCTGGAGGCATGTGATATTTTGCTGGCGCAATTGGAGATTCCTTTGGAGGTCGTCGAATACGCCGTCAAATGTGCGCACCAAAAAGGAAAAACCGTCGTGCTGAATCCTGCGCCGGCACAGAAGCTCTCGGCGGACATCCTACAGCATGTGGACACCCTGACACCCAATGAAACGGAATTAGAAATCCTGACAGGAATGCCGGTAGAGACGCTGCCGCAGATAGAAGCAGCAGTACAGGCGTTGTTGGTTCAGGGCCCGCGATGCATCATCGTGACAATGGGAGAAAAGGGCGCCCTCGTCGTTCATGGCGGGGGAGTCATGCATCTTCCTGCTTATGAGGTGCAGGCGGTGGATACCACGGCAGCAGGAGATGCGTTTACTGCCGCTTACGCAGTTGCCAGGGGCAGGGGCAAGACGGACGAAGCAGCGGCCCGCTTTGCCAGCAAGGTGGCAGCGATTGTGGTAACAAGGCATGGCGCACAGCCGTCGCTCCCGACGATGGAAGAGGTAGAGGCGGCATTATAATCCTCAGGTGATCATGCCTTTTTGTCGATCAGCTCGATTACCCAGCGGCACCAGTTTAATTCCTCGCGGATACTGCGGAGCCCCCTACTTAAGAGGATGTACTCGCCAAAATTCGGGGTGCTCGGATCTTCAGGTGTGCCGTCACATGCTTGCTCCAGCTCTGCGAGAAACGACTCAAACATATTGAGATGCTCCAGGTAACGAGCCTCCCTTTCTTCAAAAAGCTTGCGGGCAGTAGAACGATCCGTCAGCCACAAGCAATAGGCTTTCAGGGACAGCTCATCTCGAAAAACAGGATCACTGGTAGGGCGGTCCAGCCATTCGCGAAGCGTCGATCGTCCCTTCTCTGTAATGGAATATACTTTCTTGTCGGGTCGATCCGTCTGCTGCACGCGGGTAAAGTCGAGATAGCCGTCCTGCTCCAGTTTGGCCAAAAGTGGATAGATTTGACTGTGCTTGGCTTGCCAAAACGGCTGCAACTGAAGCATGAGGTCGTAACCGGAACTGGGCATTCGCGCGACCAGGCCCAGTAATCCATACGCCAACGTATTCAAATGTGGACCCTCCTGTCGAGTAGTGATGGCACCCGCGTTGTAAAAGCAAAGCACCTGGCATGAGAGCAAAAAAGGGGTTCAACCACTGTTTTCCCTGTTTCACTCCTATATATGCATGGTGGTAATACTGGCTTTGCCTTGGGCGATCAGCACTCTCCATAACCGGGCGTTTCGCTTTGAAAATGACCGCCTGCTGATGCAATCCGATTTCCAGCCCTGCCCAGCACCGTTCCTGTCTTTGAGTGACTCTGGAAAAGGCAGGAAAATCTCTGGAAAGGATCGCTTGTCCCCCGTCGATAAAAAAAGATTTCCACATCGTTCGAAACTGTTTACAAAACGGTTTAGACACGATATATTAACCTAGATTGGTATGAGTAAATTGACATATAGTGAGAAGATGACGCAATGAAAACGATGATAAATCTGGAGTCAATTGAAAAGCACTTTTCCGGTTCTGTCGTGGTTCCGCCACTCTCCCTTTCCATCCAGGAAGGGGAATTTCTAACGCTTTTGGGGCCGAGTGGCTGCGGGAAGACTACGCTTCTGCGCATGATCGCCGGTTTTGAGGAGCCAACCTCCGGTGAGATTTATCTGGATGGCAAAGCGCTGACCGGAATCCCGCCATACCAACGCGATATGAACATGGTGTTCCAGCAATACGCTCTGTTTCCGCACATGACTGTCGAACAGAATATCTTGTTCGGATTAAAGATGAAAAAGGTAGATGGGGCCGAGCAAAAAAGGCGCCTGGAGGAAGTGTTGGGCTATACGCAGCTTTCGGAGCTTCGCAAGCGCACGCCGAAGCAGCTCTCCGGTGGCCAACAGCAACGTGTAGCCATCGCTCGGGCGATCGTGAACAATCCCAAGGTTCTTCTGCTTGACGAACCGCTGGGAGCGCTTGATTACCAACTGCGTAAAAGCTTGCAGCTTGAATTGAAAAACCTGCAGAAAAATCTAGGCATTACGTTTATTTATGTGACGCATGACCAAGAAGAAGCGATGGCCATGTCTGATCGAATCGCTGTCATGAACAAAGGGCGGATTGAGCAAATCGCGTCGCCTGATGAGATTTACAACCATCCGAAGACGCTGTTTGTCGCAACGTTTATTGGTGAGAACAACATTTTCCAGAGCGGCGACACCAGCTTCGCTGTCAGGCCGGAAAAGGTCAAGCTGTACCAAACAGATAGCCAGCCGGACATGCATCGCAAAAACGGCCGGATCACCGATATCGTCTTTTTGGGCAACATGCGGAAGCTGTTTGTTCGCTTGGAGGGTGAGGATCTCTCCGTTTTGGCTCATGAGTACGCTACGGAAAGCCGAGGCTGGCAAACAGGGGACCAGGTGGCGCTCGGCTGGTCGCAGGCAGACGAGGTGATGCTCACTTGAAAAATGGAAAACAGTTGAGAATCATGGCGCTGCCGGCTCTTGTTTGGCTGGGGGCGCTCTTTCTCTTGCCGATGCTGATGATCGTCGCGCTTTCGTTTATGCAGCGGGGCACATATGGACAGATCGTCTATCAGTTTACGCTGAAAAACTATGCGCGAATCATCGACCCGCTGTATGTGCAGATCTTTTTTGACACCTTCTTCGTGGCGGTGCTGACAACGGTGATCTCCCTCGTTTGCGCCTATCCATTGGCATACTATATCTCCCGGATGCAGCGTTCCGCTCAGCAAATCTGGCTGCTGCTCGTCATGATTCCTTTTTGGATCAACTTTTTGGTGCGCTCTTATGCATGGGTCATTATTTTGCGGTCCCAAGGAGTAATCAACTCATTTTTGCTCTCCATCGGCGTGATTCAGGAGCCTCTTCCGCTCCTCTACAATTTTGGCTCCGTTATGGTGGGGATGGTTTACACGCTGTTGCCGTTCATGGTCTTGCCCATCTATGTATCGCTGGAGCAGATGGATCGCCGCAAGCTGGAGGCAGCTTACGATTTGGGCGCGACGCCGTGGAAAGCTTTTTGGCATGTGACGCTGCCTTTGACCAAATCCGGGGTAATGACGGGGTCGATTCTCGTCTTCGTTTCGTCCATTGGCATGTTCGTCGTACCGGATGTCATGGGGGGCGCCAAGTCCGCTCTGATGGGCAATGTCATTCAAAACCAGTTCCTGTCGGCGCGTGACTGGCCGTTTGGATCAGCCCTGTCGATTGTACTGATGCTGTTGTCCATGCTATTGATTTTCCTCTACTACCGGGCCTCCCAGGCTCGTGAGGCGAAGGAGGGGACAGCATGAAAGCACTGCGTCATCGGACATTGTCCGGCTATTCCTGGCTGATGCTCGTCTTTTTGTATTTGCCGATTGCCGTTTTGATGCTGTATTCCTTTAACGAGTCGAGAATCAATGCTGTCTGGTCCGGCTTCACATGGAAATGGTATCTCTCTTTGTTTGACAACAGACAGGTGATGAATGCCTTGTGGAACAGTCTCAGCATCGCCTTGGTCAGCAGTGTGATTGCGACAGTACTGGGCACGGCTGCATCGCTTGCGATGAAGCATTACACCCAGAGATGGAGAACGCTGTTCAACGGGCTGACCTACCTGCCCATCGTCATTCCC
This window harbors:
- a CDS encoding PadR family transcriptional regulator, which translates into the protein MNTLAYGLLGLVARMPSSGYDLMLQLQPFWQAKHSQIYPLLAKLEQDGYLDFTRVQQTDRPDKKVYSITEKGRSTLREWLDRPTSDPVFRDELSLKAYCLWLTDRSTARKLFEEREARYLEHLNMFESFLAELEQACDGTPEDPSTPNFGEYILLSRGLRSIREELNWCRWVIELIDKKA
- a CDS encoding ABC transporter ATP-binding protein; protein product: MKTMINLESIEKHFSGSVVVPPLSLSIQEGEFLTLLGPSGCGKTTLLRMIAGFEEPTSGEIYLDGKALTGIPPYQRDMNMVFQQYALFPHMTVEQNILFGLKMKKVDGAEQKRRLEEVLGYTQLSELRKRTPKQLSGGQQQRVAIARAIVNNPKVLLLDEPLGALDYQLRKSLQLELKNLQKNLGITFIYVTHDQEEAMAMSDRIAVMNKGRIEQIASPDEIYNHPKTLFVATFIGENNIFQSGDTSFAVRPEKVKLYQTDSQPDMHRKNGRITDIVFLGNMRKLFVRLEGEDLSVLAHEYATESRGWQTGDQVALGWSQADEVMLT
- the rbsK gene encoding ribokinase, with the translated sequence MNILVVGSLNMDLVSHVPHLPKAGETITSTSFQTIPGGKGANQAVAAARLGAKVQMIGKVGRDAYGEILLERMAAAGVDTTGIGQEDTTGMALIQVSDSGENHIVLVPGANQRVHTGDVDRYQEMLEACDILLAQLEIPLEVVEYAVKCAHQKGKTVVLNPAPAQKLSADILQHVDTLTPNETELEILTGMPVETLPQIEAAVQALLVQGPRCIIVTMGEKGALVVHGGGVMHLPAYEVQAVDTTAAGDAFTAAYAVARGRGKTDEAAARFASKVAAIVVTRHGAQPSLPTMEEVEAAL
- a CDS encoding ABC transporter permease; this translates as MKNGKQLRIMALPALVWLGALFLLPMLMIVALSFMQRGTYGQIVYQFTLKNYARIIDPLYVQIFFDTFFVAVLTTVISLVCAYPLAYYISRMQRSAQQIWLLLVMIPFWINFLVRSYAWVIILRSQGVINSFLLSIGVIQEPLPLLYNFGSVMVGMVYTLLPFMVLPIYVSLEQMDRRKLEAAYDLGATPWKAFWHVTLPLTKSGVMTGSILVFVSSIGMFVVPDVMGGAKSALMGNVIQNQFLSARDWPFGSALSIVLMLLSMLLIFLYYRASQAREAKEGTA